The following proteins come from a genomic window of Brevibacillus antibioticus:
- a CDS encoding spore gernimation protein produces MMRYQVINEAICVKKVSVSALTSAASLFIGDTQTVDLRAIYETPPETMIVGATIPIDTALPAS; encoded by the coding sequence ATGATGAGGTATCAAGTGATAAACGAAGCCATTTGTGTAAAGAAGGTCTCCGTCAGTGCTCTCACTTCTGCCGCTTCCTTGTTTATTGGGGACACACAGACAGTAGATCTCAGAGCGATTTATGAAACGCCACCCGAAACAATGATTGTCGGAGCCACGATCCCGATTGATACTGCGCTGCCTGCTTCATAA
- a CDS encoding spore germination protein translates to MPAFVGVINVNNVGGVFNVGDVRKIAPTTYAKTFAGGGSFNSGTNLSFKIPRSVVYVNEQSDNDIPLFVEETNDFRAKGRDFA, encoded by the coding sequence ATGCCAGCATTCGTTGGAGTCATCAATGTAAACAACGTGGGCGGCGTTTTCAATGTCGGAGACGTCCGTAAAATCGCACCTACCACTTATGCCAAAACCTTCGCGGGTGGAGGATCATTCAATTCTGGTACCAATCTGTCCTTTAAAATTCCACGTAGCGTCGTCTACGTCAATGAACAATCCGACAATGATATCCCGCTTTTTGTAGAAGAAACGAACGATTTCAGGGCAAAGGGACGCGATTTCGCATGA
- a CDS encoding spore germination protein GerPB gives MNFFVTQHIVINSLKIEGISNSSVCQIGSAGIIKPVSKLYNTGGYTEPAPQVGPQPRTGAEEFVPLIPLVQPSLIRPGTLSRLG, from the coding sequence ATGAATTTTTTTGTGACGCAACATATCGTAATCAATTCGCTCAAGATCGAAGGCATAAGCAACTCTTCGGTGTGCCAAATAGGAAGCGCTGGGATTATTAAGCCCGTATCCAAACTGTACAACACCGGCGGATACACAGAGCCAGCTCCACAGGTGGGGCCGCAGCCCAGAACCGGTGCGGAAGAATTCGTGCCCCTCATTCCATTGGTTCAGCCTTCACTCATACGCCCTGGTACTCTTTCACGGCTTGGCTAA
- the shc gene encoding squalene--hopene cyclase, whose amino-acid sequence MRIDTTTNPSMLFPLSFSDVVFYREVNELREVLQEINRIQAFLLQRQQEDGTWRFCLESSPMTDSHMIILLRTLGIHDERLMEKLTAHITSLQHDNGAWKLYPDEYEGHLSTTIDSYYALLLSGKYTKNEPRMALARSFILEKGGLTQANMLTKFSTALTGQYQWPSHFLVPVEIALFPPSSPVSFYDFVGYARVHLAPMMIVADRNYVKKPDNAPDLSDLYADTPISRGLYPHRFLENFLKEGQSFLATIHDSLQRLPFLPGQLHKLALRRLEQYILARIEPDGTLYNYSTSTFFMIFALLAQGFSPKDPLIQKAMQGLMNSVYEYENGAHLQLATSAVWDTALLASSLQKSGLSTTHPAIQKANRYLLQKQQHTYGDWKIRNPTGKPGGWGFSDYNTMNPDIDDTTAALRSLRLLARTNITSAAAWKRGLEWLLSMQNDDGGWPAFERNTDADFIRHLPIEGADTVSTDPSSADLTGRTLEFLGNDAGRALTDPHVEKGVRWLLKHQESDGSWYGRWGIAYLYGTWAAITGLMAVGFSPTDPAIQKAVAWLVANQNPDGGWGESCQSDQKKTYVPLGASTPSQTAWATDALIAVSPKPTAELQRGIHHLLTHNQANDWTTRYPTGGGRPGGTYFAYHSYRWIWPLLALSHYQAKYANM is encoded by the coding sequence GATGCTCTTCCCCCTCTCTTTCTCAGACGTTGTATTTTATCGGGAGGTGAATGAGTTGCGTGAAGTCCTGCAAGAAATCAACCGCATTCAAGCCTTTTTGTTACAGCGCCAACAAGAGGATGGCACTTGGCGCTTTTGTCTGGAAAGCTCACCGATGACAGATTCTCACATGATCATCCTATTGCGCACGCTTGGTATTCATGATGAGCGTTTGATGGAGAAGCTCACTGCTCACATCACGTCTCTCCAACACGATAATGGAGCATGGAAGCTGTATCCAGATGAGTATGAAGGTCATCTGTCTACGACGATTGATTCGTATTACGCCCTTCTGCTATCAGGCAAATATACGAAGAACGAACCGAGAATGGCTCTGGCTCGTTCGTTTATCTTGGAAAAGGGTGGGCTGACACAAGCGAACATGCTAACCAAATTCTCTACAGCCTTGACAGGCCAATACCAGTGGCCCTCGCATTTTCTCGTTCCCGTCGAGATTGCTCTATTTCCCCCGAGCTCCCCTGTCAGCTTTTACGATTTTGTCGGGTACGCACGTGTCCATCTTGCCCCCATGATGATTGTGGCTGATCGCAACTATGTAAAAAAGCCTGACAATGCGCCAGACTTGTCCGATCTATACGCAGATACACCTATCTCTCGTGGTCTATATCCACATCGATTCCTAGAGAATTTCCTCAAAGAGGGGCAATCGTTCCTCGCCACTATCCACGATTCCTTGCAGCGTCTCCCCTTTTTACCCGGACAACTACACAAGCTCGCCCTACGACGCCTGGAACAATACATCCTGGCGCGAATCGAGCCGGACGGTACTCTGTACAATTATTCGACCTCTACCTTTTTCATGATATTTGCGCTGCTCGCTCAGGGGTTTTCTCCGAAAGACCCACTTATCCAAAAAGCGATGCAGGGGCTTATGAATAGTGTCTACGAATATGAAAACGGCGCACACTTGCAGCTAGCTACCTCAGCCGTCTGGGACACGGCACTCTTGGCTTCTTCTCTGCAAAAAAGCGGACTTTCTACCACACATCCCGCAATTCAAAAAGCAAATCGTTACCTTCTCCAAAAGCAGCAGCATACGTACGGTGACTGGAAAATCCGCAATCCAACAGGAAAGCCTGGCGGTTGGGGCTTTTCTGACTACAACACCATGAACCCGGATATTGATGATACGACGGCAGCTCTGCGCTCTCTGCGCCTGCTCGCCCGTACGAATATAACATCAGCAGCCGCTTGGAAACGCGGTCTCGAATGGCTCTTATCCATGCAAAACGACGATGGGGGCTGGCCTGCTTTTGAACGAAATACAGATGCTGATTTCATTCGCCACCTGCCGATCGAAGGAGCCGATACCGTCAGTACAGATCCGTCCTCTGCCGATTTGACAGGCAGAACCTTAGAATTCCTCGGAAACGATGCCGGGCGAGCATTGACTGATCCCCATGTAGAAAAAGGAGTCCGCTGGCTTCTCAAACATCAAGAGTCAGACGGCTCCTGGTATGGGCGTTGGGGGATTGCTTACCTATACGGTACATGGGCTGCAATTACCGGGCTGATGGCGGTTGGCTTTTCCCCTACTGATCCCGCCATCCAAAAAGCGGTTGCGTGGCTGGTTGCCAACCAGAATCCCGACGGCGGCTGGGGGGAATCCTGCCAAAGCGACCAGAAAAAAACGTACGTCCCCCTAGGAGCAAGTACTCCCTCGCAGACGGCATGGGCAACCGATGCACTGATAGCCGTGTCACCAAAGCCGACAGCAGAGCTGCAACGAGGGATTCACCATTTGCTCACTCACAATCAAGCAAATGACTGGACGACTCGCTACCCGACTGGCGGAGGACGTCCTGGCGGCACTTACTTTGCTTATCACAGCTATCGCTGGATTTGGCCGTTGCTGGCTCTCAGCCACTACCAAGCTAAATATGCGAACATGTAA
- a CDS encoding spore germination protein GerPC codes for MYMDPEMMKYIQQLHDYIQLQNNKIEKLQQMIEQLQQDVNDLKEKQIPSVIKNEYKFDLLKVERLEGTLNIGLNPKGNDAGIGDFSINQSMDIPNAHQSNAPLFERVQKEIYQYLETDAYLVLERIETDCNYPLDNNYRAFILDDIKKQIDQRIKYYLSELSTDELEPEQFDVFVQNTVQKVKRDIDKTCETFLKNLPREVNEP; via the coding sequence ATGTACATGGATCCCGAAATGATGAAGTATATTCAACAGCTACATGACTATATACAATTGCAAAACAATAAGATCGAGAAATTGCAGCAAATGATTGAACAGCTGCAACAAGATGTAAATGATCTCAAGGAAAAACAGATTCCTTCCGTCATCAAAAACGAGTACAAATTCGATCTGCTAAAGGTTGAGCGACTGGAAGGGACTCTCAATATCGGTTTAAACCCGAAAGGAAATGATGCAGGAATCGGTGATTTTTCTATCAATCAGTCGATGGATATCCCTAATGCCCACCAAAGCAATGCCCCACTTTTTGAACGTGTCCAGAAAGAAATTTATCAATACTTGGAGACAGATGCCTACCTCGTTCTTGAAAGAATCGAGACAGATTGCAATTATCCACTGGATAACAATTATCGAGCGTTTATCTTGGATGACATTAAAAAGCAGATCGATCAACGGATTAAGTATTACCTGAGCGAGCTTTCGACCGATGAACTAGAACCAGAGCAGTTCGATGTTTTCGTACAAAATACCGTCCAAAAAGTGAAACGGGATATCGACAAGACCTGCGAAACATTCCTGAAAAATTTGCCTCGTGAGGTGAACGAACCATGA
- a CDS encoding spore germination protein has protein sequence MPSVIGAVNINNNSGTVNFGDTLNISPKTAAKTFSGSGGGNTGNVVNTLNGVNATNTLDPNVVDQPMFGNI, from the coding sequence GTGCCTTCTGTCATTGGAGCTGTCAATATTAATAATAATTCGGGTACCGTTAACTTCGGAGATACGCTCAACATATCGCCAAAAACAGCCGCCAAGACATTCTCCGGTTCAGGAGGCGGCAACACAGGTAATGTCGTCAACACGCTCAATGGTGTCAACGCTACGAATACACTGGACCCCAATGTCGTCGATCAACCGATGTTTGGGAACATTTAA
- the ppsA gene encoding phosphoenolpyruvate synthase: MSSLVLSFQEMEKTQLLLVGGKGLRLGELSKIQGIQVPEGFCVTTVGYQKAVESNERYHALLDRLTMLKVQDRDQIGEISRKIRQIIMEAEIPSDVVKAVTHYLLQFGEEHAYAVRSSATAEDLPHASFAGQQDTNLNIIGKEAILQHISKCWASLFTDRAVIYRMQNGFDHSHVYLSVIVQRMVFPQASGILFTADPITSNRKLLSIDASYGLGEALVSGLVSADCYKVQEAEIIDKRIATKNLAIYGRKEGGTETKQIDPDQQKTQTLADEQILQLERIGRQIEAYFGCPQDIEWCLVDDTFSIVQSRPITTLYPIPEVNDQENHVYVSVGHQQMMTDPMKPLGLSFFLLTTPAPMRKAGGRLFVDVTNMLASPDSRQIIVDTLGQSDPLIKDALMTVIERGDFIQSLPTDKNEQSLGKSNKGIASLGFQEPFENDPTIVSEWMARSQTSIEELKHHIQTKSGPDLFDFIREDIQQLKKILFDPQSIGVITAAMNASKWINEKMNKWLGEKNVADTLSQSVPNNITSEMGLALMDVADVVRPYPEVIDFLQHVKNDNFLDELVQFEGGQETRDAIYAYLTKYGMRCAGEIDITKTRWSEKPIILVPMILGNIKNFEPNAGKRKFEQGRQEALEKEQELLDRLKQLPDGEQKVKETKQMIDLIRNFSGFREYPKYGMINRYFVYKQALLKEAEQLIRSRVIHEKEDIYYLSFEELQEVVRTNKLDDQIISKRKDDYKFFEKLTPPRVITSDGEIITGKYKRENLPADAIVGLPVSSGMIEGRARVILHMEDADLEDGDILVTSFTDPGWTPLFVSIKGLVTEVGGLMTHGAVIAREYGLPAVVGVENATTLIKDGQRIRVHGTDGYIEIL, encoded by the coding sequence ATGAGTTCTTTGGTACTCAGTTTTCAGGAAATGGAAAAAACGCAGCTTTTGCTCGTTGGCGGAAAAGGGCTACGTTTAGGCGAATTGTCAAAAATTCAAGGAATCCAAGTGCCAGAAGGATTTTGTGTAACAACAGTAGGATATCAAAAGGCCGTCGAATCAAACGAGAGGTATCATGCTTTGTTGGATCGACTAACCATGCTAAAAGTACAAGACCGAGATCAAATTGGTGAAATCAGCAGGAAGATTCGACAAATTATTATGGAAGCAGAAATTCCTTCGGATGTTGTGAAAGCCGTTACTCACTATCTCTTACAGTTTGGAGAGGAGCATGCTTATGCAGTGCGTTCGAGTGCGACTGCTGAAGATTTACCACATGCCTCTTTTGCAGGTCAACAAGACACCAATTTAAATATCATCGGCAAAGAAGCAATCTTGCAGCATATCAGCAAATGCTGGGCTTCCCTTTTTACGGATCGCGCGGTAATCTACCGCATGCAAAATGGATTTGACCACAGTCACGTTTATTTATCCGTTATCGTTCAGAGAATGGTTTTCCCACAGGCTTCCGGGATTTTATTTACCGCGGATCCCATTACATCCAACCGGAAGTTACTATCCATCGATGCCAGTTATGGACTTGGAGAGGCACTGGTCTCTGGCCTGGTATCTGCTGATTGTTATAAAGTGCAGGAAGCAGAAATCATCGATAAGAGGATAGCAACCAAAAATTTGGCTATCTACGGACGAAAAGAAGGCGGAACAGAGACAAAACAGATCGATCCTGATCAGCAAAAGACTCAAACACTTGCAGATGAACAAATTTTGCAACTGGAACGTATTGGAAGACAGATCGAAGCTTATTTTGGTTGCCCACAAGATATCGAATGGTGTTTGGTTGATGATACCTTTTCTATTGTCCAGAGTCGTCCAATCACGACTTTATATCCCATTCCTGAAGTGAATGATCAAGAGAATCATGTCTATGTATCTGTTGGTCACCAACAAATGATGACCGACCCCATGAAACCATTGGGATTGTCTTTTTTCCTGTTAACGACTCCTGCACCTATGCGCAAAGCGGGTGGAAGGTTATTTGTTGATGTTACAAATATGCTAGCTTCACCTGACAGCAGACAAATCATAGTAGATACCCTGGGACAATCCGATCCACTTATCAAAGACGCGCTTATGACCGTCATAGAGCGAGGAGATTTTATACAATCGTTACCAACAGATAAAAACGAGCAGAGTCTCGGTAAAAGCAATAAAGGTATAGCGTCTTTAGGTTTTCAAGAACCATTCGAAAACGATCCGACAATTGTTTCTGAGTGGATGGCGCGTAGTCAAACATCGATCGAAGAGTTAAAGCATCACATCCAAACGAAATCAGGACCGGATTTATTTGATTTTATTCGAGAAGACATCCAGCAATTAAAGAAGATTTTATTTGATCCACAAAGCATAGGTGTGATTACGGCTGCTATGAATGCTTCAAAATGGATCAACGAAAAAATGAACAAGTGGTTAGGGGAAAAAAACGTGGCAGACACGCTTTCCCAGTCTGTGCCAAACAATATTACTTCGGAAATGGGACTGGCGCTAATGGATGTCGCAGATGTGGTTCGTCCTTATCCAGAAGTAATTGACTTTTTACAGCATGTAAAAAATGATAACTTTTTGGATGAACTGGTTCAGTTTGAAGGTGGACAGGAAACGCGAGACGCTATCTATGCTTATCTCACGAAATATGGAATGCGATGTGCCGGAGAAATCGATATAACGAAAACGCGTTGGAGTGAAAAACCAATCATACTCGTCCCCATGATTTTAGGTAACATCAAAAACTTTGAACCGAATGCTGGCAAACGGAAATTCGAACAAGGGCGACAGGAAGCTTTGGAAAAAGAGCAAGAGTTATTAGATCGCTTGAAGCAACTACCGGATGGTGAACAAAAAGTCAAAGAAACCAAACAAATGATCGACCTCATCCGGAATTTCAGTGGGTTTAGGGAATATCCAAAATACGGCATGATTAATCGCTACTTCGTGTATAAGCAAGCTTTACTAAAAGAAGCCGAACAGCTTATACGATCTCGCGTTATTCATGAAAAAGAAGATATATACTATCTCAGTTTTGAAGAACTTCAAGAGGTCGTACGCACAAACAAATTGGATGATCAGATCATCAGCAAACGAAAAGACGATTACAAGTTTTTTGAAAAACTGACTCCCCCACGTGTCATCACGTCTGATGGTGAAATCATCACAGGTAAGTACAAACGAGAAAATCTGCCAGCCGATGCGATTGTAGGTCTTCCTGTTTCTTCCGGGATGATAGAGGGGCGAGCACGTGTCATCTTACACATGGAGGATGCTGATCTGGAAGATGGAGATATATTAGTGACCTCCTTTACTGACCCTGGCTGGACACCGTTGTTTGTATCCATAAAAGGTCTTGTCACCGAAGTGGGTGGACTGATGACCCATGGGGCAGTTATCGCGCGTGAATATGGTTTGCCAGCAGTTGTCGGCGTGGAAAATGCTACTACTCTAATAAAAGACGGGCAGCGAATTCGCGTGCATGGAACAGACGGGTACATTGAAATATTGTAG
- a CDS encoding spore germination protein GerPE: MYRRTSHVRKLDVLSVDTSSVLQIGDSQQIDAVTNILAVQREQAIFYENEFMFENYSAFSVPLTPPNLSHPICIDTFHDCPYIFIRKVEVPFVAGSSVVHIGSNDSIKLETRVVNIRHIFQEEPTTRGRG; the protein is encoded by the coding sequence ATGTACCGAAGGACCAGTCATGTCCGTAAGCTGGATGTTCTCTCGGTCGATACCTCATCTGTTCTGCAAATAGGTGATTCCCAGCAGATTGATGCTGTCACGAACATATTAGCCGTCCAACGTGAGCAGGCCATCTTCTATGAAAATGAATTTATGTTCGAGAATTACTCGGCCTTTTCCGTTCCTTTAACTCCCCCTAATCTCTCACATCCGATTTGCATCGATACGTTCCACGACTGTCCGTACATTTTCATTCGAAAAGTGGAAGTCCCTTTCGTGGCAGGATCCTCCGTCGTCCATATTGGTTCAAACGATTCCATAAAACTCGAAACGCGAGTCGTAAATATTCGTCACATTTTCCAAGAAGAGCCGACAACTAGAGGGAGGGGGTAG